DNA from Halomonas sp. GFAJ-1:
CCATTTCCGCAACGGCCTGGTTGACTTCAGCAATACCGCTGTTCTGCTCTTCTGACGCTGAAGAGATCTCATGCATAATCTGCGTTACGCTGCGTGCCGCTTCAGCAACCTCACTCATGGCCGCTTCAGCTTTTTCCACTAACCCGGCCCCTGCACTAACATCCTGACTGGAACCATCAATTAATACCCGGATCTCTTGGGCCGCGCCGGCACTGCGCCCCGCCAAATTACGCACTTCTTCTGCCACAACCGCAAAGCCGCGCCCGTGCTCTCCTGCCCTTGCCGCCTCAACCGACGCATTAAGCGCCAAAATATTAGTTTGAAACGCAATCGAATCAATGACGTTGATAATCTCGGTCATTTTTCGCGAGCTTTGAGTGATACGTTGCATGTTGTCGACTAGCTGTGTCATCAGCTCGCCGGTTTGCGTCACCCGTGTAGCATTATTATCGGCCAGACGCCGAGCTTCTTGAGCGTTATCGCTATTTTGGCGCACGGTCGTGGTTATCTCTTCCATGCTGGAAGCGGTTTGTTGCAGCGCGGCAGCCTGCTGCTCTGTACGCGACGACAGCTCTTCATTACCACTGGCAATACCCTGTGCCGCAGGCGTCACTACCTCAATGCCGCTTTTAACCTCGCCAATAATACTGCTCAGGCTTTTACGCATGGTATTTAGCGAATCAAGCAGTAGGCCAATTTCATCACGACGACGGGCAGGCACAGGGGCTGCCAAGTTGCCGCCCGCTATTTGCAGGGTAAAGCGTGAAGCACTTTTTAACGGTCTAACGATTGAACGTAGCGTAAGCGCGCCTATCATCATGAGCATCAGTAAGCCAATCCCCAGCACCGCCGCCTGAGCGCTCAGCATGGCGGTTTGCCCCTGCTCAGCCTCTACCGCCATAACTTCCGCTGCAGCCTGTTTTTGCGCAATCAGCTGATTCACCATCTCCGACAGCGCTCGCCCATCGGTATTCATCACACGTATCACCGCATCTAAACCAGTAAACGCTTCATACGTCTCTTCAGCTTGCAGCACGTTTGCCGCTTGCCCCATGCCATTAGCTAAGAACGCCTGAAGCTGCTGATCAAAACTATCCGCTAGCTGGCTAGCGTTAGCATCACGCTGGTAGTACGCCTGCCAAACCTCAGCTACCTCCGCGGCGTTTTCCGCCACCGCTTCGCCCATCTCAAACCGTTGGCTGATGAGCTGCATCCTTTCTGGTTCGATCATCGACTGACGTGTATGGGCAATGGTTTGGTCGATTTGCTGGAGACGAATAACATCGCGCAGCCCATCGTTATTGAGGCGGTCTAACCGATCACCCGCGGCATTTAATCCATACAGTCCTAGCCCACCACTGATCAACAGCAGCATGCCCGCTACCACAATCATGCCCACCAGCTTGGCGCGGATGGTGTGCAGGCGCACCCGTTTAAGGCGCTGCACTAGCCCCTTATAACGTATATGCCCTTTATCTAAATAGACCCGTTTAAGACGTCCCTCACGAATACCTGCGTATACCTGCTCTGCCTGGGCGATTGCCTCCCGTGACGCCTGAACCCGCACTGAGGCATAGCCAACCACCTGATCATTTTCGACAATCGGCGTCACGCTAGCGTCTACCCAATAGTGGTCGCCGTTTTTGCAGCGATTTTTAACCAGCCCACGCCACGTTTCACCGGTTTCGATGGTTTGCCATAAATTTGCAAACGCCACGGGCGGCATATCCGGGTGGCGGATCAGGTTGTGCGGCGCCCCAATTAGCTCGTCATGGCGAAAGCCACTAATCTGGATAAACGCGGGATTAGCATACGTAATGCGACCTTTAAGATCCGTTCGCGAGACGAGAAAATCGTCCCCCTTTAGCTCAACTTCGCGTTGGGAGACTGGCTGATTGTTACGCATTAACATGCCTTATTGTTGGGGAGGCGACATTTTTATTAGTTAAATTGGGCGACTCTACGTAAAGGCTGAATCAAAAAGCTTCCCACTCGTCTACCGGCGTTTTAGTAGTAACCACCTTAGCGGGCCGTGGCGTGGCACTGGGTAGAATGGGGCGAGTGGTCAATGGTGCGGTACTCGCTCCCGACACCCGAAAACGCTCAACCGCTTCACGCAGACGAGCGGCCTCACTCTCTAACTCATTGGCACTGCGGGCGGCCTGCTGAACCAGCTGGGCATTCTGCTGCACGACCTGATCCATTTGGGCAACCGCTTGATTAACTTGGCCGATGCCATTGCTCTGCTCTTCTGAGGCGGCGGCAATTTCATCCATAATATCGCTGACACGCTGAACCGCTGCGACAAGGTCTTGCATGGTCTGTCCTGCATGGTTCACTCGCTGCGTACCGGCATCCACTTTACCCAGAGAAGCATCAATAAGTGTGCGAATTTCTTTTGCTGCATTGGCACTGCGGCTAGCCAAGCTGCGAACCTCCTGCGCCACGACGGCAAACCCTTTGCCGTGCTCCCCCGCCCGTGCCGCCTCAACAGAGGCATTAAGCGCTAAGATATTAGTTTGGAAAGCTATATTATCGATGACCGTTATAATGTCGGCGACCTGATGGGAGCTGGCGCTGATCTCTTGCATTGTTTCAACAATATTGCCAACCTCTTCACCGCTGCGTCTGGCGGTTAACGTCGCATCACCTGCTAGCTGACTCGCTTGGCGAGCGTTATCTGCGTTATGCCCTACCGTGGAGGCCAACTGCTCCATACTGGAAGCGGTCTCTTCTAATGAAGATGCCTGCTGCTCAGTGCGTGAAGAGAGGTCATTATTACCGCTAGCAATATGTTGAGAACGCTCAAAAATAGAGGCCCCACTTTGGCGCACCACGCCGACCGTCTCGGAGAGTGAGCCTTGCATATGCGCCATCGCGTTATACAGTCGACCAATTTCGTTATTACCCGGCGAGGTAATTTGCTGATTTAAATCGCCTTGAGCCATACGCTCAAAATATCCCACTAAGTTATCTAGCGGGCGCAATACATTCGCTGTCACCCCCCAAATGACCACAACAACGGTTAGCACCGTCATGACGACCACGCCAATAAGCACCCAGCGAACTTGGGCTGAAAATTCCGTAAACGCTGTCTGCTGCGACTGTAAGTCGCTTGTCGCTTGCACAATGGCAGCACCATGGTGGAGCGCGTAGAGACCCATACCGCACGCTAGGACAATCAGGAGTGAAAACGTAGCAAGTACCAACCCCCAACTTAAACGCACGGTCATATTGCCCATCACTTGACGCACTAGCTGTGTCACACGCATTACTCCAAGCACAACCCAATTGGCCGCAGCACTCCATGGCTCACGGCTCGGCTGTTTAGCTCAAAATAGGCACACTCCTTATGCCCAGTGTTCTGCATTAAGAATTACTAGTGCTATCTACCAGCGCCATTTCTTCACTGGTCAGCAGTTTATCGATATCCACTAGCACCAGCATGCGGTCATCAAGACTGCCAAGACCGCTTAAGAAATCAGAAGAGAGGGTAACCCCGAACTCAGGTGCGGGTTTGATCTGCTCTGGGGTTAAGGTCATTACGTCTGAAACACCGTCGACCACAATCCCCACGATACGGTCGGCGACATTGACCACGATCACTACGGTTTGACCGCCATACTCCACATTTTCCAGGTGGAATTTAATGCGCAGATCAACAATCGGCACAATAACACCGCGCAGATTGGTCACGCCTTTTATGAAATCCGGCGCGTTGGCAATGCGCGTTACATTTTCGTAACCGCGAATTTCCTGCACTTTCAAAATATCAATGGCGTACTCCTCTTCTCCTAAAGAGAATACTAAGAATTCGCGATTTTCTGCCTCTGCAGCGGCTAGCACCGCCTTATTAGCTGCTTGACTCATGACGGCTCAGCCTCCTTGTAATAAGCGAGATGTGGATGATTGGTTACTTTGCCTGCTTCTTTTTTGGCACGACTTAAGCGGTGTAAGCCCGTGATATCCAAAATCAATGCGACACTTCCATCCCCCAGGATGGTGGCAGCGGAAACGCCCGGCACTTTGCGGTAGTTATCTTCTAAGTTTTTGACAACCACCTGCTGCTGGCCAATGAGCTCATCGACCAACATGGCATAGCGACGACCCTCGCCTTGTACGATAACGGCGATACTTTTAGTCGGGTCAGTAATTGCATTTTCGACGTCTAACACTTCATGAATCGCGATAACCGGCAGGTATTCATCACGCACTTTGATGACCACATCATCCCCGGCCATCGCGTACATATCACCTTTGGCAGGCTGGAGGGACTCAAGCACGGTAGAGAGCGGCAAGATGAACGTTTCGCCACCCACTTTGATTGACATGCCGTCTAGAATTGCGAGGGTCAACGGCAAGACAATACGCGTGTTGGTGCCTTCACCCTTTTTAGACTGTATTTCGACTCGCCCGCCCATTCCTTGAATATTACGTTTCACCACATCCATACCAACGCCGCGCCCTGATACATCAGTGACCTCTTTTGCGGTCGAAAAACCAGGGGCAAAAATCAGTTGGAAAACGTCTTCATCGGACATTGCGTCAGAAACATTGAGCCCATTTTCACGGGCTTTATCGAGTAGGCGCTCACGATCCATTCCTGCACCGTCGTCACGCACTTCAATAAGAATATTGCCGCCCTGGTGACGCGCTGAAAGCACCAGCTTGCCTACGCGAGGCTTACCTAGCGCCTCACGCTCATCGGGCATTTCGATACCATGGTCTAAGCTGTTACGCACTAGGTGCGTAAGCGGGTCTGTGATTCGCTCAACCAAACTTTTATCCAGCTCGGTGGATTTACCCTCAGTAACGAGTTCGATCTCTTTATTCAGCTTGCCTGCGGTATCTCGCACCACGCGGGGGAACCGGCTAAACACAAACTCCATGGGAATCATGCGGATCGACATCACCGCTTCTTGAAGATCACGGGCATTGCGCTGAAGCAGACTCATGCCGTTTTGGAGCGAGCTATTACCTACGGACTGGTCGTCAAGGTCGCTGACCGTTTGATCGAGCATCGACTGGGTAATGATCAGCTCACCAACCAAGTTGATAATTTGATCAACTTTGTCGACAGATACGCGTATCGATGAGGACTCGCTCGCGGCTTTTTTTGGCGCTGCCTTAGCGGGCTTATCATTGGCTTTCGGGGAGCTCTTATCGCTCTGCTTTGGCACAGCGGGGGCGTTATCCGCAGTACTCACCACTTCCTCAACGGCAGGCGAGGAGGCAGGAGCCGGCACATTAGGTGCTGGCTCTGGTTCTCGTGCTGGGTCACCCGCAGCAACGCTGCTGATGCTAATTTGCTCAGGCTCGATAATAAAGCACATCACGGCTTCAATATCGTCGGCACTGACGCCACCTTTGAGAATGACCTCGTAACGCTTGTCATCGCCTGAGTGCGACTGGATATCCCCCAGCTGCTCAAGCTCTTCGACCAGCAACGTGCGATCTTTATCGTTGACGTTCAGTAGGGCGACTAACAAATGCGTCTCGCCTTCTTCCGGCGTCTCGCGTTTGCTAGATTCTGCCTTGGAAGGCTGTGTCACCGTCGGCGCAGGCGCTGCAGGAGCTTCGAGGGTTTGTCCAATCTCCTCTAAAGCGATCTGCTGCAACACTTGGCAGATTCGCTCATAGGCTTCCTGGTTGGGTTCTTCCTCGTTGCGATAGGCATCGAGTTGCTCATGCATGATGTCTTTTGCCTCTAAAAAGGTATCAACGAGGTCAGCGCGCAGGGTCAGTTCCCCTTTGCGCGCATGATCCAGCAGGTTTTCGAAAATATGCGTGGTTTTTTGCAGCACGCTAAACCCGAACGTCCCTGCACCACCTTTTATAGAGTGGGCCGCACGGAAAATAGCGTTTAGCTGCTCGCTATCCGGATCATCGACATCCAGTTCTAATAAGTGCTGCTCCATATCTGCTAGCAGCTCTTCCGCCTCTTCAAAAAAGGTGTCACAAAAATCCGCTATATCCATGCACCGCTCCACATTATCATCATATTTTTTGGACCAGCTTCGCTCATTCGGCTACGTCGGCCTGTGGCATGTCTGGTAGTAAAGCCTCTTCGGGCGAATCGCCTTCAGGTAACAGCACACCGGTGCTAAGAATACCTGGGTCGCGAATGGTCTCAGCAATTTCGGGTAACAGTACTAAAAGCTCAATACGTCGATTAATAGGGTCTGAAGAGGAAGTGTCAGGCAGCGATACCCGATCAGCAAAGCCCGATACGCGCAATAGTTGACCTGGATCAAGCCCACCGACCACCAACTCCCGACGCGAGGCATTCGCGCGGTCACTGGATAGCTCCCAATTACTGTAGCCTCGATAGCCACCCGCAAAAGGCACGCTGTCGGTATGACCGCTGATGCTTAGGTCATTGGGCAATTCATTGAGTAACGGCGCGATAGTGCGCAGAAGGTTGCGCATATAAGGTGCTACCTGATCGCTACCCAGCTGGAACATGGGCCGCTGCTCTGTATCAAGCAGCTGAATGCGCAGTCCTTCACGGGTAAGATCAAAACGCATTTGGTTGCGCAGCTGGCGCAGCTCAGGGTCTAGCTCAATGGCCCGCTCTATACGTTCTTGTAAATCAGAGAAGAACCGCCGTTCTTGCAAGCTGGGCCGCGGCTGCAATGACATGTCTACCTGGGCGCGCTCTCCATCGCTATGCGCTGGGTCAGGCCCGCCGCCTGGGATAACCCGCGAACTGCCGCCGCGATCCCCGGTCATCGCGGTTATCAGCGGCGTGCTAAAGTAGTCCGCCACGCCCTGCCGTGTTTCTTCACTGGAGACGCTTAAAATCCACATCACCAGGAACAGAGCCATTAGCGCGGTCATAAAATCAGCTAAGGCGATTTTCCATGCTCCCCCATGATGAGCATGAACCACTTTTTTGCGCCGTATGACTATTGGGCGCTTGTCACCGCCCTGACTCATGCATTACCGCCCTTTTTGGCGTCACGCACGTACTCTTCAAGTTCTGAGAAACTAGGACGTTCGGTGCTGTGCAGTGCTTTACGGCCAAACTCAACGGCTAACTGAGGCGCATAGCCGTGCAAGCTAGCCAACAGCGTGACGCGGATGCACTGCAGCATTTTTTCCGCTTCTTTTGCTTGTCGATCGGCATAGCTTGCAATGGGGCTGATAAAACCGTAACCCATCAAAATGCCTAAGAAGGTGCCCACTAGCGCCATAGCAATCATCTGGCCCATCTGTTCCGCACTGGCGTCGGCGTAGGTCAGCGCTTTAATAACCCCCATGACTGCCGCCACGATACCAAACGCGGGCATGGCATCACCTACTTTAGCAATCGCATCAATGGGAATATGGGCTTCTTGCTCAAATACTTCGATTTCGTGAAGCATCAGCTCGTCGATTTCCATCGGCTCCATGCCGCCACTTACCATTAGGCGCAGGTAATCAGTTAAAAAATCCATAATGTGCGGGTCCGCAAGCACCGTGGGATGCTCTTGAAACAGCGGGCTTTCCTGAGGGTTATCGATATCGCGCTCAATCCCCAGCATCCCCTCACGGCGCACTTTGGAGAGAATCTTGTACTGCAGCGCCATTAGCTCCATGTATAGGGCTTTGTTATATTTTTTGGTCCGTTTGAGCCGCGGCAGTATTCTAAACGTGGCTTTAATCGCTTTACCGTTGTTGGCGGCAATAAACGCGCCTACGCCCGCACCGCCAATAATTAACAGCTCTAAAGGTTGATACAGGGGGCCTAAACTACCACCTGCCAGCACATAGCCGCCAAACACACACAATATTACGACCACATAACCTAGGAGAATCAGCACAAGCAGTGTCCTTGCGATAGCAGTTTTTGTATCAACGGAGCGCCAACCACTGCTTCATCATTATGAATAACACTGGAGGGTTCCATTTCAAGTGGAGCTTAGTCATATCATACTAAGATGTAGGCGATGTTTAATGGAAAAGTACCACCGCCTTTTAACGCTATCTATGCGCTAATGGCTGTTTTTATTATATTGCGTCGTCCTGTGAGTGGGTCATGGCTATGTTTCTGTACCCGCCGCTCCGCGTTGGGCTTTACGGGTTTTCCCGGCACGTGAAGGCGGCTGGCAAATACCGCACACATAGCCGTGAATCGGGCTATGTGCATGGGCAACAAATCGCCCCTCACACCGGGTACACGTATTTAGCTGCAGCAGATCACTTTCAAAAAAACGTACCAGTGTCCACGCTCGCGTTAAGCCCAACACTGGCTCCACGTCTTCAAGCGCTATTTGTTCTTCGTAAAGTCGGTAAGCTTTAACGAACGCATCAATACGTTCGCAGCAGGTATCTTGTTGTAAACTTGCATAAATATTATAAAAAAGTGATGAGTGCACATTAGGCAACCAGGTAACAAACCAGTCGGCCGAAAAAGGCAACATCCCTTTTGGGGGCGACATGCCACGCACTTCTTTATACAGCTTAATTAGGCGAGTACGGCTTAGATCCGTTTCCGTTTCTAACACCTGCAAACGTGCACCTAACTCAATCAGTTCGATTGCCAGCTGTACTTGATGCATTTCATCAACCAAGCTTTTCTGGCTCACTCCGCCCCTCCTTTGGGTAGTGAATCGAACGGTTCGCAGGCTGATAACAGCGATGCATGCAATCCCGACAGCCCTTGATCCCTGGGATTTTCCATAATTTGGCGTAAGCGCTGCCCGCTAGTTTGACTAAACCGACATACCAATTGATTGGTACGCGCCAGCTTCGTTAACTGCCAAGCATTAAGTGAAACGAGCAAATCTGCCAGTTCACTATCAACTTTCAGGCGAAACATGGCGGCCTCTCGATCCTCACTCAGTAGGCGCTGGGCAAGAAGCAGGTACGCTAAGTTTAATTCTTCAATTTCATCGAGAAAGTTTGATTGGCTCATAGTGTTCCACCGGACGACACAGGCGCGACTTTATAAACTTTATAATGACGCCATGGGTGACTTTTTCCATAAGCATCATGGTTGCACACAACGTCTACATTGGCTACTTGAGCTGTTCACGGTGACTTAGCGCACCTTCAGAAAGCTCAAACACCCACACCAGAAGCTCAGCAACGACCTGATATAAACTCGCCGGTATCTCGGCATCTAAATCCAGCTGCATGAGCAGTGCCACCAACTCAGGAGCGTCGTGCACATAAATCCCCTGGCGCTGCGCCTCTGCCATAATCCTCTCAGCTAACTCACCATACCCTTTCGCCACTACCCGGGGTGCCTGCTCCCCATCTCGATAAGCCAATGCTACGGCTTGGCGGCGGCGCTCACCCGGCGTCGTCATGGTGGCTCTCCAAACTTATATGCCGTGATTTAACCTGCACTTTGCGAAAATCCAAGGCTTCTAAACGTTGCTCTAACGCGCTTACCCCCTGCTCAAGTTGCCGATATGTCGCCAGGTCTTCGGTGGTAAGGTCGATGCTGAGCACTGACTGATAGAGCCATAAAGTAACGCTAAAAGCGCCTATGTTGGGCACTTCGAGCTGCATTTCAGAGCGCCACCCTTCGCCCGAATCAGTCTCGTCCTGGGCACCCTCACGCCCCTCGTCACGTGTAGGCAAGTTAATCACTAGCGCCATAAAAATCCCGGCCCACACGTCTCCCTCCCAACGTATGGTAGGCATAACCAGCATCTCCAGCTGCTGACGCACTAGGCTCTGCAGGTTTTCATGAACAATCTCACGACCACCGCGCTGGATAGCTACGTCGGCTAGCTCGCGAGCGCCCACTGTTTCAACTCTCGCTTGGGCCGATTCTTGCCGCTCTGCCTGTAACGCGGCAGGGCTGGCTGGCGTATTGAGGAAGGCCACGGGGCGCTCAAGTATCAGCATATCGCTTGCGACTGGTACCAGCGCTGTATTAGGCAAAATAGAAAAGTTGCCAGGTCCCGTTGGCGCAGAGGAGCCCGGCGCTAAAGAGGTAGCAACCGCCGACAACACATTCACGCTAGCAGGCAGCACAGGCCGTGGGCCGGGCTGCATCTGAGGCTCACGCAGTAGCTGCTGACGAGAAACATCGCCCTGGAACCAACGCTTCAAATGAGACTCGTAGAACAAACCACTATCACGTACGCTCGACTCTAGACGCGTCGCAAGCGTCGTAGCTGACGGCGCGTCTAGAGCGCTCATTAGGGGAGCTTCAGGGCGCATAACGGTGGGCGGCGCAGGAAAACGCAGCAATACATCCGCAATCGTGCGTGCCGCAGGACTTAAATGAGTCTGGGTGGAGCCTGGGGCTGTATTGGCGCCGCCTTGGGTAGCTAGGCGCTGCCCATCCGGGGAGGTTGGTAAGCGCTTGAGGTCACCTAGCGGCAGCGACATTGGTCGCCCGTCTAAGCTAGCATCACCTTGTAAGGCTCGCGGACCTTCTCCGGGCGGAACAGGCTGCACAGGAGCATTTAAGGAGCGCTGTAAAGAGGCTTCTCCTTGACGCCCAAGCACTTGGTGCATGAGGGTATCAATAAGTGGCGTGATGCCACTCACGGAGCCTCCTGGTCTTGTGTGCCTTCAGGGTCATAAATGTCATGGCTGCCCTGCTGCGGCGCATAGGCTCGGTGCAAATCACGCTGGCGTTGAGATACGCCAATTAACTTCCCAAGCTCCTCGCGCCGCGCCACTAAACGTCGGCGAATTTCGACGTCGTGCTCAAGAATACTTTCCAGCAGCTCAGCCTTACGAGTTTTGGCAGAAGCATCTAACACGACTTTTTTATCAAGCTCACGTAACTCTTCGACTAATGTAACGTAATGGGTACGCTGCTCAATAAGCTCTGGCCACTGCTCCGCATTGGCTAGCTCTTGCATATGCCTTGCACGTACAAGCAGTTTGGCATAAGCCTCTAACAGCGCTTGTGGAGTAGAGCTGTGGACAGCGTCAGAACCCGACATAGTTGCCTCATGCACTCTGCTGTTGGCCGATTTCACGCCAAGCTGAAGCGATATCTTCCAGTAACCGTTCCGCCTGACTCAGACTCTCTTCATCGTTACGTAGGTTAGCAACTAAGAGTAAGCGAGCAATATAGTCGTACAAGGAAGCTAGCCGCTCAGCAATGGCACCGCCCTGCTCCTGATCCAATGCAGCCGCTAATCCATTATTAACAATATCCAACGCCTTGGATATCGACTTTCCCTTCTCGGCTGTGTTGCCTGCCTGCATGTGAATTCGTGCCGCCCGGATAGCCGCTTGGGCGCCGTCAAACAGCATTACGATAAGCTGGTGCGGGTCAGCAGACATCACACCGCTTTCCACGCCGACACGAGCATACGCCTTAGCACCACGTCCGTAGGCGGCGCCACCGCGAGAGTATGTCATAAGCGGGCACTCCTTCATTAGGTAACACAACAGCTGAACCCATAGGGCCAATACATGCTGTTAATGATTCAAAAATTTGAGCTTTCAAGCTCAGCTATAGTAGTTATATCGGCGCGCCAACCACAGACTTTAACCCTCAGACACACTTTCGCTTAGAAAGTAATGTTCACGAGGTGAGCGTTAGCGTTGCTGCTAGACAATGGCAGCAACGCTCATATCAGGTGGATACTGCCACTTCCCTAACAGGCCGCCCTAACCGCTCAAAGACATCACCACGCACGGATACTCCCAACGTATCGCGCAGTGGCGGCTCAACCCCCTCGGCCAGCACTACTTCCGCTGGCGTCCCATCTTTATTAAGACGCACGATCCAGGCCAATTGCTCACTTGAAAAGTGGGCAAGCGAGCCAACAGGAAGCGTTTTGAAGTGCTCGACATAGCGCTTGATCCAACGAGGGTCAAATTGATGCGGATGACGCAATAAATGACGATAAATTTGTTGCGCTGTTCGAGCTGGACGATCGGCCCGATCACGGCGCATTGCCTCAACCACATCCACAATTGCACTGGCTTTAGCCAACTCGTTGATGTCATTACCCGACAAACCACCTGGGTAGCCACTGCCATCAAGCCGCTCGTTAATACCCCCAATAACCGCTTTGGCAACGGAGGCTGAAAGCCACTGGCAGTTGTGTAGCCGATCCATTAAAAGGGACACATGCTCACTCATGGCCTGACGATGGGTAGCTTCAAAACTGGGCGCCTTGAAGACCACCTGGGGCACAAGCGCTTTGCCTAGATCGTGGATCAGACCACTGGCCACAATCGCCTTTTGCACATCGCGCGGCATGTTACTTCCCACCAAATCCAGCAGGTGCACTGCCACGGCAATACCATGGCGCACGAGGAGCGGCTCGGGGGATAAGCAGCGTGAAGCAAATAGCAAGGCCTCGCGGTCTTCTTCATGCAGCGTTAACACACGGTCGGCGTTGCGTGAAAGCTGCCGAGAGTCAATATCACTACCCTGTTTTAGCAGCAGTAATTGAGCATCGAGGTAGGCCGCTACTTTCACAAGGCGCCGAGCCGTCGGGGTGGCGTAACGCTTAATATCGCGGCGCCCAACGAGCTCTGACCCGTCGGTGCGCCTACCTGCCTGCTCAAACAATGGCGACGGCTGACGATCCTCTTGCGTCTCTTTCTTATAACGTGCCGCTTCACGCTCAATTTCACACACGAAGTACC
Protein-coding regions in this window:
- a CDS encoding chemotaxis protein, with the protein product MRNNQPVSQREVELKGDDFLVSRTDLKGRITYANPAFIQISGFRHDELIGAPHNLIRHPDMPPVAFANLWQTIETGETWRGLVKNRCKNGDHYWVDASVTPIVENDQVVGYASVRVQASREAIAQAEQVYAGIREGRLKRVYLDKGHIRYKGLVQRLKRVRLHTIRAKLVGMIVVAGMLLLISGGLGLYGLNAAGDRLDRLNNDGLRDVIRLQQIDQTIAHTRQSMIEPERMQLISQRFEMGEAVAENAAEVAEVWQAYYQRDANASQLADSFDQQLQAFLANGMGQAANVLQAEETYEAFTGLDAVIRVMNTDGRALSEMVNQLIAQKQAAAEVMAVEAEQGQTAMLSAQAAVLGIGLLMLMMIGALTLRSIVRPLKSASRFTLQIAGGNLAAPVPARRRDEIGLLLDSLNTMRKSLSSIIGEVKSGIEVVTPAAQGIASGNEELSSRTEQQAAALQQTASSMEEITTTVRQNSDNAQEARRLADNNATRVTQTGELMTQLVDNMQRITQSSRKMTEIINVIDSIAFQTNILALNASVEAARAGEHGRGFAVVAEEVRNLAGRSAGAAQEIRVLIDGSSQDVSAGAGLVEKAEAAMSEVAEAARSVTQIMHEISSASEEQNSGIAEVNQAVAEMDQATQQNAGRVQETARAAAALEHQAGLLALSVEAFRLNHQQSLQAMPAAIGAPAAAHQLTAKPNSATSPAPRVKRQSVSAEEWEEF
- a CDS encoding chemotaxis protein; amino-acid sequence: MRVTQLVRQVMGNMTVRLSWGLVLATFSLLIVLACGMGLYALHHGAAIVQATSDLQSQQTAFTEFSAQVRWVLIGVVVMTVLTVVVVIWGVTANVLRPLDNLVGYFERMAQGDLNQQITSPGNNEIGRLYNAMAHMQGSLSETVGVVRQSGASIFERSQHIASGNNDLSSRTEQQASSLEETASSMEQLASTVGHNADNARQASQLAGDATLTARRSGEEVGNIVETMQEISASSHQVADIITVIDNIAFQTNILALNASVEAARAGEHGKGFAVVAQEVRSLASRSANAAKEIRTLIDASLGKVDAGTQRVNHAGQTMQDLVAAVQRVSDIMDEIAAASEEQSNGIGQVNQAVAQMDQVVQQNAQLVQQAARSANELESEAARLREAVERFRVSGASTAPLTTRPILPSATPRPAKVVTTKTPVDEWEAF
- a CDS encoding chemotaxis protein CheW, producing the protein MSQAANKAVLAAAEAENREFLVFSLGEEEYAIDILKVQEIRGYENVTRIANAPDFIKGVTNLRGVIVPIVDLRIKFHLENVEYGGQTVVIVVNVADRIVGIVVDGVSDVMTLTPEQIKPAPEFGVTLSSDFLSGLGSLDDRMLVLVDIDKLLTSEEMALVDSTSNS
- a CDS encoding chemotaxis protein CheA; this encodes MDIADFCDTFFEEAEELLADMEQHLLELDVDDPDSEQLNAIFRAAHSIKGGAGTFGFSVLQKTTHIFENLLDHARKGELTLRADLVDTFLEAKDIMHEQLDAYRNEEEPNQEAYERICQVLQQIALEEIGQTLEAPAAPAPTVTQPSKAESSKRETPEEGETHLLVALLNVNDKDRTLLVEELEQLGDIQSHSGDDKRYEVILKGGVSADDIEAVMCFIIEPEQISISSVAAGDPAREPEPAPNVPAPASSPAVEEVVSTADNAPAVPKQSDKSSPKANDKPAKAAPKKAASESSSIRVSVDKVDQIINLVGELIITQSMLDQTVSDLDDQSVGNSSLQNGMSLLQRNARDLQEAVMSIRMIPMEFVFSRFPRVVRDTAGKLNKEIELVTEGKSTELDKSLVERITDPLTHLVRNSLDHGIEMPDEREALGKPRVGKLVLSARHQGGNILIEVRDDGAGMDRERLLDKARENGLNVSDAMSDEDVFQLIFAPGFSTAKEVTDVSGRGVGMDVVKRNIQGMGGRVEIQSKKGEGTNTRIVLPLTLAILDGMSIKVGGETFILPLSTVLESLQPAKGDMYAMAGDDVVIKVRDEYLPVIAIHEVLDVENAITDPTKSIAVIVQGEGRRYAMLVDELIGQQQVVVKNLEDNYRKVPGVSAATILGDGSVALILDITGLHRLSRAKKEAGKVTNHPHLAYYKEAEPS
- the motB gene encoding flagellar motor protein MotB (with MotA forms the ion channels that couple flagellar rotation to proton/sodium motive force across the membrane and forms the stator elements of the rotary flagellar machine): MSQGGDKRPIVIRRKKVVHAHHGGAWKIALADFMTALMALFLVMWILSVSSEETRQGVADYFSTPLITAMTGDRGGSSRVIPGGGPDPAHSDGERAQVDMSLQPRPSLQERRFFSDLQERIERAIELDPELRQLRNQMRFDLTREGLRIQLLDTEQRPMFQLGSDQVAPYMRNLLRTIAPLLNELPNDLSISGHTDSVPFAGGYRGYSNWELSSDRANASRRELVVGGLDPGQLLRVSGFADRVSLPDTSSSDPINRRIELLVLLPEIAETIRDPGILSTGVLLPEGDSPEEALLPDMPQADVAE
- a CDS encoding flagellar motor stator protein MotA, translated to MLILLGYVVVILCVFGGYVLAGGSLGPLYQPLELLIIGGAGVGAFIAANNGKAIKATFRILPRLKRTKKYNKALYMELMALQYKILSKVRREGMLGIERDIDNPQESPLFQEHPTVLADPHIMDFLTDYLRLMVSGGMEPMEIDELMLHEIEVFEQEAHIPIDAIAKVGDAMPAFGIVAAVMGVIKALTYADASAEQMGQMIAMALVGTFLGILMGYGFISPIASYADRQAKEAEKMLQCIRVTLLASLHGYAPQLAVEFGRKALHSTERPSFSELEEYVRDAKKGGNA
- a CDS encoding transcriptional regulator FlhC gives rise to the protein MSQKSLVDEMHQVQLAIELIELGARLQVLETETDLSRTRLIKLYKEVRGMSPPKGMLPFSADWFVTWLPNVHSSLFYNIYASLQQDTCCERIDAFVKAYRLYEEQIALEDVEPVLGLTRAWTLVRFFESDLLQLNTCTRCEGRFVAHAHSPIHGYVCGICQPPSRAGKTRKAQRGAAGTET
- a CDS encoding transcriptional regulator, with protein sequence MSQSNFLDEIEELNLAYLLLAQRLLSEDREAAMFRLKVDSELADLLVSLNAWQLTKLARTNQLVCRFSQTSGQRLRQIMENPRDQGLSGLHASLLSACEPFDSLPKGGAE